The sequence ACTAACACACGATTCGCTCGGTGGTGTAAACCATTTTCAACCAGTAGCGGGACAACCCAAAGTATGTATGGTGTATCTATCTCGGCAAATTGGCGCTGAGTTTCTTGCTGAATTAGCGGATGCAATAATGAATTTAACCATGCTTTTTCCTGCGGCTCACTGAAAATTTTTTCGCGTAATGCTGCACGATTCAATGTGCCATCAGCTTGTAAAATGGTTTTGCCATAGTGGGAAGCAATAGCTGCTAACGCTGGCGTTCCCGGCTCAACGATTTGGCGGGCGATGATATCAGCATCAATAAGGGGCACACCAAAATTAGCGAATGTATTTGCTACGGTGCTTTTACCGCTGCCAATTCCGCCGGTGAGGGCCACAATATAGGTCATTGCCTAACCTTACATGCTGTTAGTGAGTGGCCGAATTGTATCTGAAAGCAAGCGATCAGGCATAGCAAGGAGTGCATTCTATTTGAACTGCGTGGAGAAATACGTGAAGTAGGTATATCACCGGACACATGGTTGCGACTCTTCAGGTAATTTGTGGGATTGTAGCGTAAATAAAGGTGAATTCGCAGTCTTGCCGAAGAATTATTCATGCGTATGATAGCTTCACTGGGATGGCGTGATTTACGCCCGATCAATTTTGCGATCTATCGCCACTAACCAGGAATAATAAGCCATGCGTATTGAAGAAGGTTTAAAGTTAGGTTTCAAAGATGTATTAATCCGCCCTAAACGTTCAACACTGAAAAGTCGCTCTGAAGTGGAGCTGGAGCGCCAGTTTACCTTCAAACACTCAGGTTGGAATTGGTCCGGTGTACCTATCATCGCCGCTAACATGGATACCGTTGGCACCTTCCGCATGGCTGAAGTCTTGGCCTCATTCGATGTTCTTACCGCAGTTCATAAGCACTACACTGTTGAGCAGTGGGGCGAGTTTGTGAAACGTGTCCCTGAATCAGTACTGCGCCATGTTATGGTCTCCACCGGCACCTCTTCTGCTGATTTCGACAAAATGAAACAAATTTTGGCGTTATCACCCGCCTTAAAATTCATCTGTATCGATGTGGCTAACGGCTACTCAGAACATTTTGTCGCTTTCTTGCAAAGAGCCCGTGAAGCTTGCCCGGATAAAGTGATCTGTGCGGGTAATGTGGTCACCGGCGAGATGGTAGAGGAGCTGATCCTCTCTGGTGCTGATATTGTTAAAGTTGGTATTGGGCCAGGTTCAGTTTGTACTACACGAGTGAAAACTGGGGTTGGCTATCCACAGCTATCCGCTGTTATCGAGTGTGCTGATGCGGCGCATGGTCTGGGTGGACAGATTGTCAGTGATGGCGGTTGTTCCGTACCGGGTGATGTAGCTAAAGCGTTCGGCGGCGGTGCTGACTTTGTGATGTTGGGTGGCATGCTAGCTGGACATGATGAGTGTGAAGGTCGTGTCGTTGAAGAGAATGGCGAGAAGTTCATGCTGTTCTATGGTATGAGCTCTGAATCTGCTATGAAACGCCATGTAGGTGGTGTTGCTGAGTATCGTGCAGCAGAAGGCAAAACTGTTAAATTGCCATTGCGTGGCTCGGTTGATAACACAGTACGTGACATCATGGGCGGCCTGCGTTCAGCCTGTACTTACGTCGGTGCTTCACACTTAAAAGAGCTAACTAAACGCACTACGTTTATTCGTGTAGCAGAGCAAGAAAACCGCGTATTTGGCAGTAATTAATCTCAAACTTCCGGTGATAATGTCTTTCTGGATGCGGTGGTCAATGAATACCTGAAGCTTATTCATTTCAGAGTGACAACTTATTTCAGGACGCGATAAAGAAAGATGGTCAGGGAGTTGGTAGAAATCTACCACACACGCCGGCCATATCTGTCGCGAAATACAAAATGCCCGATGAGCTTCATCGGGCGTTATAAGGCTGAAAAGTATCAACCTATAGTAGGACTAGTCATATTTTCTCCTATCACAGTGCCAGCGAGCTTTCCCCTATCTACCCAATGACATCCCCTAACTGGAAGATCGGTAAATACATTGCTATCACCAAAACGCCAACAATACCGCCAATAATCAACATCAAAAGTGGCTCCAACATTTGAGTGAGATTATCAGCCAAATCTTGTGTTTGTTGCTGATGCCAATCTGCCAGCTTATCTAGCAGTACATCCAGAGCGCCTGACTCCTCGCCTACTCGCACCAGTTGTTGGCACAGTGGGGGAAATAAATGGTATTGATCAAGAGCGGTATATAGAGGGGAACCTTGATTTATCTGCCTTTGAATATGTTGTAGTGCTTGCCGATAGGTCTCGTTACTGGCGGAAAGAAGTGCTGCATCTAATCCTGCTGTTAGTGGTAATCCTGCATGTTGAGTGATAGCCAATGTTTGAAAAATTTGGCTAAGGCAACTGCCACGAACTAATGCCGAGACTAATGGAATACGTAATAAAATTTTTTGCTCCCATATTTGCCAGCGGGCCTTATGTTGTCGTGCATAAAAATATCCGGTGCTGAGTGATATCAGTATGACGGCGATACCTAGCCCATAATCTGTAAGGCGTGTTGACATCCAAAGAAGCGAGGCAGTAAGCGTGGGCAGTGGCGTATCAAATGATTGATAGATCTGTGCAAATTCAGGTAGCACCATTACCAACATTAACACACTGACAACTAACGCGATAATGCAGACAAACACGGGATACTTTAGTGCTTTGATCACTTTTTTTTGTAATTTTTGTTGCCGTTCCTGATGCTCGACCAACTGAATACAGCACTGCTCAAGATTCCCGGTTAACTCCCCCATAGCAATTACTGGGGGATATAATCGCGGAAAAATACGTGGGTAATGTGTCATTGCTTCGGATAATGATTGGCCCTGTGAAACCTGTTGGCTGATTTCCTGTAATAAGCATCGCCATGGAAGAGCATCCATCTCTTTTGCTAATAACTGCAAGCTATGGACTAGAGGCAAACCCGCTTGTAGTAGCGTAGCTAACTGGCGAGTAACAGTAACTAAACGCTCTCCTCGCCAATAGCTTACAGATAGCCGCTTACCGCTTTTAATCCCCAGAGGTTGCAATCCATGACGAAACATATATTCGTAGACAATGTTTCTCTCTGTCGCCAGTAGCGCGCCTGTTTGTAATTGGCCAGAAGTTCCAATTGCTCTCCAATAAAATAAGCGCTGCTGGTTCACGATGTTACCTCAGCATCAACTTCAACTAAGAGCCCCACAACACGGTTAATTTCCTCGAGAGTCGTGACTCCACGTTCGACCAACACCAGACCTGCGGAGAGTAATGTTTTTTGGCCCTGCTCCCGCGCAATTTGTGTAAGTTCACGAGGGCTGACATTATTGAGTAAGGCTTGTTGTATTTGCGGAGTGATATTTAACATCTCGTAAACTCCGGTTCGGCCATAATAGCCCGCACAGCAGTGCTCGCAGCCCCGAGCTTGATAGTGTTGTAATGGGGCGGTATGTGTCTCTGCTGGGGGCTGAAAAAGGTGAGGAGATACTTGTCGGCAGTGTATGCAGAGCTTACGGACGAGGCGCTGGGCGATGACTAAGCTCAGGCTCGAGGCAATGAGGTGACGCTCTATTCCCATTTGAGTCAGGCGTATCAGTGTCTCCGCCGTTGAATTGGTATGCAGTGTTGAGAGCACCAGATGCCCTGTCAGCGCTGCTTTAACGGCTATTTCTGCGGTTTCATTGTCACGAATCTCACCGAGCATAACCACATCCGGATCCTGACGTAGCATCGCACGTAATACCTGAGAGAAATCCAGCCCAATCTTACTATTGGTCTGGGTTTGATTTATACCATCAAGCTGGATCTCGGTGGGATCTTCAACGCTACAGATGTTTCTTTGCGGCTGATTAAGGTGCCCTAGGCTGCAATACAGTGTCACGGTCTTGCCACTGCCAGTAGGTCCGGTTACCAGTATCAGACCTTGTGGAGCTGATAAAGCTCGCGTTAATTGTTGGACGCCGACTTTTGGTAACCCGAGATTTTCCAATGTCGACTGCTGCTGCATATTAAGGATACGCAGCACCACTTTTTCACCATACTGTACAGGAAGGGTCGCTATCCTCATTGAGTAGCGAGTGCCATTTAGTTGCAGACTTAACTGACCATCTTGCGGCAGCCGTTTTTCTGCGATATTCAATTTCGCCATCACCTTCAGATAGCTGCTGATTCGACTGGCTAACTCAGGTGTGGGTGGTGGGGATTCATGTAATACACCGTCAATTCTTAAACGGATACGATAGCGATGTTGATAAGGTTCAAAATGGATGTCTGATGCGCGTTTTTGAATCGCTAGCCTGAGTGTTTGCGTGATAAATTGGGTCACGGGTATATCACTTTCTTTATCAAGCAAGGTTTCATTCTGGTCCTGTAATGACAGGTTTGATGAGCTGGCTCCCTGCCGCTCGCCTATTTGTTGGGATGTACTTTGATTGTGAGTCGTGGAGTCGATTCCCTTGCTTCGTTGTTCTTTGCTGGATGGAGCCAGATTCAACGATTGCTCAATCTTAGCTTCCGGCCAATACTCCACTCTGATTTTTCGGCCACAAGTAAAACGCAGTGCAGTTAATAACTCATCATTTACTGGGCCAGATGAAGCGATGAAGAGGTTCTTTCCATCGAGTCTTAGAGCGATTGCTCTATGACGGCGACAGAGTGCGTGCAATTCGTCACTGATTACCTCTCGTGAGGATGTCATATATTTAGTCATTTGATTTTAGCCCCATCCTTGAACTGGAATGTGTTTTTACAACTATCAGCAAGGCTGACATTTGTTGTGGTACAGGTTCTCGACCAGACTATATTTCCACTGCTACTTATTGTTGGTGACATGACTAGAGTCAGATCGGCGAGTGTCTGTTGACCTGTAAGTGTAATCACACCTTTATCAATGGCTGTTGCATTGACATAACGCGAGGACTGCCCTGTGGGTATTCCGTTATTACCCGCATTGCAGCCATCAAGCTTGGTATGTTCTAGTGCGCAAAGTTCTACTGCCATCTTGTAGGGGACGATACTCTGTAACATATCGGTGAGCGCTGCTTTTTGGAGGTAACGTTGATAGGAAGGGATACCAATACCGCTGAGAACTGCGATTATCGCGATCACTACCATCAATTCAATTAATGTAAAACCTTGTTGATGTTGATGTTGATGTTGATGTTGATGTTGATGTTGATGTTGATGTTGATGTTGATTAGCCATTTACCACTCTCCATGTGTTTGAGAAAACGAGGCAAGAGTGCAGATTTTCAATTCAGGAGAAAAGGGGCATTACATCGATTTGCGAAGCTTACTGTCGGATATTTAGGTTGTTGCAATGGATTCACAGATAACTTCGGCGGCGTTCGCAAAACAGAATTAGCGTCTGTTAATAGCGGTGAACCTGCGAAAATAATTTGATATACCTTTGTTGTTCCACTTTGTAGGTGTGCTGGCGTATTCGTTATTCGGCCCATCCTTGGGCCTCGCCTCTACGGGGGTAGGATTTACTGGAAACGCATAGAAAGGTCTAGGGCCGTAATGTGTTTGGTTAAGGCGCCGACTGAAATGAAGTCAATGCCTGTTTCGGCATAGCTCCGTAGTGTTTCCAGCGTCACGTTGCCGGAAACTTCCAGTTGCGCGCTTTCCTGAGTTTTGGCGAGCTCATCACGTATCTGAACGGCATCACGCATCATTGGAATGGTAAAATTATCTAACATAATGATATCTGCACCGGCTTCCAGTGCTTGTTGCAGCTCATCAAGGGATTCAACTTCAACCTCGACAGGGACATCGGAATGTATCCAAAACGCCTTCGCCACTGCTTCTTTGATCGAACCAGCGGCAATAATGTGGTTTTCTTTAATAAGAAAAGCATCAGACAAACCGAGTCGGTGGTTATTGCCGCCGCCACAGAGAACGGCATACTTCAAAGCAGTACGTAGGCCCGGCAATGTTTTTCGGGTATCAAGTAGCTGTGTATGCAATCCTGAGAGTACCGCCACATAGCGGCTTACTTCAGTCGCGACACCCGATAACGTTTGCAGGAAGTTGAGTGCGGTGCGTTCACCAGTGAGCAAGATACGGGCAGGGCCTGCCAGATGACAAAGCGTCTGATTCGCCGTTAGCTTGTCGCCATCATTAACGAGCCACTCAACTGATACTTGAGCACCAAGTT comes from Yersinia bercovieri ATCC 43970 and encodes:
- the coaE gene encoding dephospho-CoA kinase (Dephospho-CoA kinase (CoaE) performs the final step in coenzyme A biosynthesis.), with protein sequence MTYIVALTGGIGSGKSTVANTFANFGVPLIDADIIARQIVEPGTPALAAIASHYGKTILQADGTLNRAALREKIFSEPQEKAWLNSLLHPLIQQETQRQFAEIDTPYILWVVPLLVENGLHHRANRVLVVDVTPEIQLARTMARDGITRQQAEHILASQASRQQRLACADDIIDNSGDPLIIAPQVASLHQQYLKLAAAAQQDLHQ
- a CDS encoding GMP reductase — encoded protein: MRIEEGLKLGFKDVLIRPKRSTLKSRSEVELERQFTFKHSGWNWSGVPIIAANMDTVGTFRMAEVLASFDVLTAVHKHYTVEQWGEFVKRVPESVLRHVMVSTGTSSADFDKMKQILALSPALKFICIDVANGYSEHFVAFLQRAREACPDKVICAGNVVTGEMVEELILSGADIVKVGIGPGSVCTTRVKTGVGYPQLSAVIECADAAHGLGGQIVSDGGCSVPGDVAKAFGGGADFVMLGGMLAGHDECEGRVVEENGEKFMLFYGMSSESAMKRHVGGVAEYRAAEGKTVKLPLRGSVDNTVRDIMGGLRSACTYVGASHLKELTKRTTFIRVAEQENRVFGSN
- the hofC gene encoding protein transport protein HofC, with protein sequence MNQQRLFYWRAIGTSGQLQTGALLATERNIVYEYMFRHGLQPLGIKSGKRLSVSYWRGERLVTVTRQLATLLQAGLPLVHSLQLLAKEMDALPWRCLLQEISQQVSQGQSLSEAMTHYPRIFPRLYPPVIAMGELTGNLEQCCIQLVEHQERQQKLQKKVIKALKYPVFVCIIALVVSVLMLVMVLPEFAQIYQSFDTPLPTLTASLLWMSTRLTDYGLGIAVILISLSTGYFYARQHKARWQIWEQKILLRIPLVSALVRGSCLSQIFQTLAITQHAGLPLTAGLDAALLSASNETYRQALQHIQRQINQGSPLYTALDQYHLFPPLCQQLVRVGEESGALDVLLDKLADWHQQQTQDLADNLTQMLEPLLMLIIGGIVGVLVIAMYLPIFQLGDVIG
- the gspE gene encoding type II secretion system protein GspE, with amino-acid sequence MTKYMTSSREVISDELHALCRRHRAIALRLDGKNLFIASSGPVNDELLTALRFTCGRKIRVEYWPEAKIEQSLNLAPSSKEQRSKGIDSTTHNQSTSQQIGERQGASSSNLSLQDQNETLLDKESDIPVTQFITQTLRLAIQKRASDIHFEPYQHRYRIRLRIDGVLHESPPPTPELASRISSYLKVMAKLNIAEKRLPQDGQLSLQLNGTRYSMRIATLPVQYGEKVVLRILNMQQQSTLENLGLPKVGVQQLTRALSAPQGLILVTGPTGSGKTVTLYCSLGHLNQPQRNICSVEDPTEIQLDGINQTQTNSKIGLDFSQVLRAMLRQDPDVVMLGEIRDNETAEIAVKAALTGHLVLSTLHTNSTAETLIRLTQMGIERHLIASSLSLVIAQRLVRKLCIHCRQVSPHLFQPPAETHTAPLQHYQARGCEHCCAGYYGRTGVYEMLNITPQIQQALLNNVSPRELTQIAREQGQKTLLSAGLVLVERGVTTLEEINRVVGLLVEVDAEVTS
- the ppdD gene encoding prepilin peptidase-dependent pilin; translation: MVVIAIIAVLSGIGIPSYQRYLQKAALTDMLQSIVPYKMAVELCALEHTKLDGCNAGNNGIPTGQSSRYVNATAIDKGVITLTGQQTLADLTLVMSPTISSSGNIVWSRTCTTTNVSLADSCKNTFQFKDGAKIK
- the nadC gene encoding carboxylating nicotinate-nucleotide diphosphorylase yields the protein MPTRSYNADSRRAELLERIQRDIPSTVAQALSEDLGGEVNADRDLTAQLLPADRQASATVITREPGIFCGQRWLNEVFIQLGAQVSVEWLVNDGDKLTANQTLCHLAGPARILLTGERTALNFLQTLSGVATEVSRYVAVLSGLHTQLLDTRKTLPGLRTALKYAVLCGGGNNHRLGLSDAFLIKENHIIAAGSIKEAVAKAFWIHSDVPVEVEVESLDELQQALEAGADIIMLDNFTIPMMRDAVQIRDELAKTQESAQLEVSGNVTLETLRSYAETGIDFISVGALTKHITALDLSMRFQ